From Verrucomicrobia bacterium S94, the proteins below share one genomic window:
- a CDS encoding FtsQ-type POTRA domain-containing protein, which yields MPGLIQGLVYMAAVKKKTTRKKAHYVRAKKRGVDGGTRARRTVSIVFLLLVVGAIGYGIFSGFKWIGYKLYAGNPRFEIQHLEISSNGKLKEDFIRETTGLREGMNLWELTFGEIEEKLLGVSQVESVRLERKLPHTLIVEVKERVAVARIEGVKKRGLPLRVDRYGYIMPPSIKSKDLPLIKGLDSELVMGEPVGVTDVDTALKIIGTCESSGYLRTYIRIETLDLKYSDFIDMRLHGDIRVRMPRFSLKPKLQNLATIIKIANGQGQRVKEVDLTLDSAKVPVTYY from the coding sequence GTGCCGGGATTGATTCAGGGGCTGGTTTACATGGCGGCGGTAAAGAAGAAAACAACACGGAAAAAAGCACATTATGTGCGGGCGAAAAAGCGCGGGGTGGATGGTGGAACCCGGGCGCGCCGTACCGTTTCGATTGTTTTTCTGTTATTGGTTGTCGGGGCGATCGGCTACGGTATTTTTTCAGGCTTTAAATGGATCGGTTATAAGCTTTATGCGGGCAATCCGCGTTTTGAAATCCAGCATCTGGAGATCTCCAGCAATGGAAAGCTGAAGGAGGATTTTATCCGCGAAACGACAGGACTTCGTGAGGGGATGAACCTTTGGGAGCTGACGTTCGGGGAGATTGAGGAGAAACTGCTGGGGGTTTCGCAGGTGGAGTCGGTCCGCCTTGAACGTAAGCTGCCGCATACGCTGATTGTGGAGGTGAAGGAGCGCGTGGCTGTTGCCCGGATTGAAGGGGTTAAAAAGCGCGGGCTTCCGTTGCGTGTTGATCGCTATGGCTATATTATGCCGCCTTCGATAAAGTCTAAGGATCTGCCGCTGATCAAGGGACTTGATTCTGAACTTGTTATGGGAGAGCCGGTGGGGGTTACCGATGTGGATACGGCGTTGAAAATTATCGGTACCTGTGAGAGCTCGGGTTATTTGAGGACTTATATCCGGATTGAGACGCTGGACCTGAAATATTCGGACTTTATTGATATGCGGCTGCACGGGGATATCCGTGTGAGGATGCCGCGGTTTTCGCTTAAACCCAAACTGCAGAATCTGGCTACGATAATTAAAATCGCCAATGGCCAGGGGCAGCGGGTGAAGGAAGTTGATTTAACGCTTGATTCGGCCAAAGTGCCGGTGACCTATTATTGA
- the ftsA gene encoding cell division protein FtsA, with protein MALDATAVLEIGTSTVRTMVGEVRDDDVVSIIGIGETQARGIRKGEIYNRDDAIKCVRKAIKAAEENRRKSIHSIMLITSGGQAMAKKSTGFHRLVDPLENRLSEVDEHDLEEVVEIARKVALPDNRIKLHTLQQYFQLDDTVNITNPIGMAGEELRVDMLTIHAKRSAVDNFRKLVDDAPIACTDAVFSGLCAAIAVVTEEQKKAGVLVIDIGGGTTDFTLYHDGFIQAAGSFAVGGDHVTNDISVGLQIPLGQAELVKQKDGSALTNLMERDHNISIPAAAQGFSGKMVRAVTLNTIINARMEEIFTLVKEAVEVQSPNVPLSAGVLLTGGGSFLNGARDLGQKVFNVPCTHGKPFNVHGLPSAKDAPLYASHVGAIRYAASLNRPVEKRSLGRTLLNLFWGGTDE; from the coding sequence ATGGCTCTTGACGCAACGGCAGTTCTGGAAATCGGTACAAGTACCGTTCGCACCATGGTGGGCGAGGTGCGGGATGATGATGTGGTGTCGATTATCGGCATCGGTGAAACGCAGGCGCGCGGTATCCGTAAGGGTGAGATTTATAACCGCGATGATGCGATCAAGTGTGTACGCAAAGCGATCAAAGCGGCCGAGGAAAACCGGCGTAAGAGTATTCATTCGATTATGCTGATCACCTCGGGAGGGCAGGCGATGGCCAAAAAGAGCACTGGTTTTCATCGACTGGTGGATCCGCTGGAGAACCGGCTGTCGGAAGTGGATGAGCACGATCTGGAAGAGGTTGTGGAAATCGCACGCAAGGTGGCGTTGCCGGATAACCGCATTAAGCTGCATACGTTGCAGCAGTATTTTCAGCTTGATGATACGGTTAATATCACCAATCCGATTGGTATGGCCGGCGAGGAACTACGGGTGGATATGCTCACGATCCATGCCAAACGCAGTGCTGTGGATAATTTCCGTAAACTGGTGGACGACGCGCCGATAGCCTGCACCGATGCGGTGTTCAGCGGGCTGTGTGCTGCGATAGCGGTGGTGACCGAAGAGCAGAAAAAAGCCGGTGTTCTGGTTATAGATATCGGCGGCGGTACAACGGATTTTACATTGTATCATGACGGTTTCATTCAGGCGGCCGGTTCGTTTGCGGTGGGCGGAGACCATGTGACCAACGATATTTCCGTAGGGCTGCAGATTCCGTTGGGGCAGGCGGAGCTGGTGAAACAGAAGGACGGCAGTGCGCTGACTAATCTGATGGAGCGGGATCATAATATTTCCATTCCTGCGGCGGCCCAGGGCTTCAGTGGGAAAATGGTGCGGGCGGTGACGCTGAATACGATCATTAATGCCCGTATGGAGGAGATTTTCACGTTGGTGAAGGAAGCGGTTGAAGTGCAGTCGCCCAATGTTCCGCTGAGTGCCGGCGTGCTGCTTACCGGTGGAGGTTCATTCCTGAACGGGGCGCGAGATTTGGGACAGAAGGTTTTTAATGTTCCCTGCACGCATGGGAAACCGTTCAATGTACATGGGCTTCCTTCGGCCAAGGATGCGCCGCTTTATGCCTCGCATGTGGGGGCTATCCGTTATGCTGCATCACTTAACCGTCCTGTGGAAAAACGTTCGTTGGGACGAACGCTGCTGAACCTGTTCTGGGGAGGAACTGATGAGTGA